Proteins encoded within one genomic window of Borrelia parkeri:
- the trxA gene encoding thioredoxin, with translation MAISLTKQEFIDKVFDYKNNKEWDFKGKKPAIIDFYADWCGPCKMLAPIYDELSKEYGDRIDFYKINTDKEQEISMALGVQSLPTIIFVPVGEKPKVSVGFIQKDSFEDAIKDLFKV, from the coding sequence ATGGCAATTAGTTTAACTAAACAGGAATTTATTGATAAGGTTTTTGATTATAAAAATAATAAAGAGTGGGATTTTAAGGGAAAAAAACCTGCAATAATTGATTTTTATGCTGATTGGTGTGGTCCATGTAAAATGCTTGCTCCGATTTATGATGAACTTTCAAAAGAATATGGAGATAGGATTGATTTTTATAAAATCAATACTGATAAAGAACAGGAAATTTCTATGGCGCTTGGTGTTCAAAGTCTTCCTACTATTATTTTTGTTCCTGTTGGAGAAAAGCCAAAGGTTTCTGTTGGTTTTATTCAAAAAGATTCTTTTGAAGATGCAATTAAAGATTTATTTAAAGTTTAG
- the fmt gene encoding methionyl-tRNA formyltransferase, whose protein sequence is MRIFFASSDSIALEVLRKVSDHYNVVGVLTVPDKPSGRGLFLKVNDIKVEAINRNITVLDPVVLNSDVIGMVKKLKPDLMLVFSYGKIFRQEFLDIFPMGCINIHPSLLPKYRGPSPIQTAILNGDAIGGITVQKMALEMDSGNILAQSQFEIKSFNTTADIFKYVSLNSFNLVLEALSKLNKGHIGIVQDSSKATYCSFFDKQHRMLNFNLSAFEIKNKINACNPWPLARAKLDKDEIIFHRADFIKTTDYSDQAIGKIVSFDPSKGILVKTEDGILLLLELQRSGKKVLNYKSFYNGNRDLIGKIFLKS, encoded by the coding sequence TTGAGGATTTTTTTTGCAAGTTCTGACAGTATTGCTTTAGAGGTTTTAAGGAAAGTCTCAGATCATTATAATGTAGTTGGTGTGCTAACTGTTCCTGATAAGCCTAGTGGTCGTGGTCTCTTTTTAAAAGTTAATGACATTAAAGTTGAGGCTATTAATAGGAATATTACTGTTTTAGATCCCGTTGTACTTAATTCTGATGTAATAGGAATGGTTAAGAAATTAAAACCCGATCTTATGTTAGTTTTTTCTTATGGAAAGATATTTAGGCAAGAATTTTTAGATATTTTCCCAATGGGTTGTATTAATATTCATCCTTCTCTTTTACCAAAATATAGAGGACCTTCCCCCATTCAAACCGCTATTTTAAATGGTGATGCTATTGGAGGGATTACTGTTCAAAAAATGGCTTTGGAGATGGATAGTGGCAACATTTTAGCACAGAGTCAGTTTGAGATAAAGAGTTTTAATACAACTGCTGATATCTTTAAATATGTTTCTTTAAATAGCTTTAATCTTGTTTTGGAAGCTTTAAGTAAACTGAACAAAGGACATATTGGCATTGTTCAAGATTCAAGCAAGGCAACATATTGTTCTTTTTTCGATAAGCAACATAGAATGCTTAATTTTAATTTGAGTGCCTTTGAGATTAAAAATAAGATTAATGCTTGCAATCCTTGGCCACTTGCAAGAGCTAAGCTTGATAAAGATGAAATTATTTTTCATAGAGCTGACTTTATAAAGACTACTGATTATAGTGATCAGGCAATAGGAAAAATTGTTTCATTTGATCCTAGTAAAGGTATTTTAGTGAAGACAGAAGATGGAATTTTATTGTTATTAGAACTTCAAAGATCTGGGAAAAAGGTTTTAAATTATAAGTCTTTTTATAATGGAAATAGAGATTTAATAGGTAAAATTTTTCTTAAATCTTAA
- the def gene encoding peptide deformylase, with amino-acid sequence MKIVCYPNDLLRIKTKAVLNIDNELRNTAFKMVNLMDAKNGVGLAAPQVGLDLSIFVVRENAMSKPLIFINPLITETSFELALYKEGCLSIPGVYYDLLRPKSIIVEAYDDNGEFFKIESSGLLARIVQHEMDHLKGVLFIDYYEDKLRNNLLKSYMKKRRFVKT; translated from the coding sequence ATGAAAATAGTTTGTTATCCTAATGATCTATTGCGAATAAAGACAAAGGCAGTTTTAAATATTGATAATGAACTTAGAAATACTGCTTTTAAAATGGTAAATTTGATGGATGCTAAGAATGGTGTTGGGCTGGCAGCACCTCAGGTAGGTCTTGATTTGTCTATTTTTGTGGTCAGAGAAAATGCAATGTCAAAACCTTTAATTTTTATTAATCCTTTGATAACGGAAACTTCTTTTGAACTTGCTCTTTATAAAGAAGGTTGTTTGAGTATTCCTGGAGTTTATTATGATCTCTTGAGGCCAAAATCTATTATAGTTGAAGCTTATGATGACAATGGTGAGTTTTTTAAGATTGAAAGTTCAGGTTTGTTAGCCAGAATTGTTCAGCATGAAATGGATCATTTAAAAGGTGTGCTTTTTATTGATTATTATGAGGATAAACTTAGGAATAACTTATTGAAGTCTTATATGAAAAAAAGGAGGTTTGTTAAAACTTGA
- a CDS encoding PASTA domain-containing protein → MSDNRPPHNKNFLDDKNLNSSNNLCKYNENLDNKVLTLPKHVAKGLILTIFGSLIISCAIFFIFLKSNDIVVVPNLSELYLEDAITELQNKELIPYVELKFSSTSLDKGKVIDQNPKAGTVLRLDSKVKIFISKGAVINKVDSFIGKNIDDVLINLKANSINNNRMFYHLLKPIEIESTLPKGTIIRQEPSPGTKISSLVDLQFLVSKGQEEPSVKYAKNYIGLYYKDAIISLLNDEIDFDINLSSGSDFGSVIFQSLSPGNKIKNFDKLTITINKPRSNDTDVFGFLTYKLDMYPSSVDIMVKIKDPSGSSFLLYSFRSKGGLIKLPYEALKGSIIELYIYDRLVNQTVVN, encoded by the coding sequence TTGAGTGATAACAGACCACCACATAATAAAAATTTTTTAGATGATAAGAATTTAAATAGTAGTAATAATTTGTGTAAATATAATGAAAATTTAGATAACAAAGTTCTCACTTTGCCCAAACATGTAGCTAAGGGTTTAATACTTACTATTTTTGGTTCCTTAATTATTTCGTGTGCAATATTTTTTATTTTTTTAAAAAGCAATGATATTGTTGTTGTTCCAAATCTTAGTGAACTTTATCTTGAAGATGCAATTACTGAGCTTCAAAATAAAGAACTTATTCCTTATGTTGAACTTAAATTTTCATCGACTTCTCTTGATAAGGGAAAGGTAATAGATCAAAATCCTAAGGCAGGTACTGTTTTAAGACTTGATAGTAAGGTTAAGATCTTTATTAGTAAAGGAGCTGTGATTAATAAGGTTGATAGTTTTATTGGAAAAAATATTGATGATGTGCTTATTAATTTAAAAGCCAATTCAATTAATAATAACAGGATGTTTTATCATTTGTTAAAACCCATTGAAATTGAGAGTACTCTTCCAAAGGGGACAATAATCCGTCAGGAACCATCTCCAGGTACTAAGATTTCAAGCTTAGTTGATCTTCAATTTTTAGTAAGCAAGGGGCAAGAAGAACCCTCTGTTAAATATGCAAAAAATTATATTGGTCTTTATTATAAAGATGCGATTATTTCTCTTTTAAATGATGAGATTGATTTTGATATAAATTTGTCAAGTGGCAGTGATTTTGGAAGTGTTATTTTTCAATCTTTATCCCCCGGTAATAAGATTAAAAATTTTGATAAATTAACAATTACTATTAATAAACCAAGGAGTAATGATACAGATGTTTTTGGGTTTTTGACTTATAAATTGGATATGTACCCATCTAGTGTGGATATAATGGTTAAGATCAAGGATCCTAGTGGAAGTAGTTTTTTGCTTTATTCTTTTAGATCTAAGGGCGGACTTATTAAATTGCCTTATGAGGCATTAAAAGGTTCGATAATTGAACTTTATATTTATGATAGGCTTGTGAATCAAACAGTAGTAAACTGA
- a CDS encoding Cof-type HAD-IIB family hydrolase — MKDIKAVISDLDGTLLLSNSQIGAFSEIVIKKLTKENKKFIIATGRSKNEIISLTEHLNSHVSFFITLNGARVYNNQWQLISSYDLSSEIVNEILNLRENKYKDMPHFLQKSEDIDERLYADNITKNAINNIFKKHALLRKHKYIEYELKDIGIKYHEIKSFREMKNFNNIAKILLLHDEEPQLIKYEAIILEKYRKEINAYLSTPHSLEIVNNRVSKGSALKDVLKSININLNEAIAFGDGFNDVDMLENVNKGLLMGNANYRLKKMLSYLEIIGTNDNEAVAHYINDNILEEPV; from the coding sequence ATGAAAGATATTAAGGCTGTTATTTCTGATCTTGATGGCACACTTCTGCTCTCAAATAGCCAGATAGGAGCTTTTAGTGAGATTGTAATAAAAAAACTAACAAAAGAAAACAAAAAGTTTATTATTGCAACAGGAAGAAGTAAAAATGAAATAATTTCTCTTACAGAACACTTAAACTCACATGTTTCATTTTTTATAACATTAAATGGAGCAAGAGTCTACAATAATCAATGGCAATTAATAAGTAGTTATGATTTGTCCTCTGAAATTGTAAATGAGATTTTAAATCTCAGAGAGAACAAATACAAAGATATGCCCCATTTTTTACAGAAATCTGAAGATATAGATGAAAGACTTTACGCTGATAACATAACTAAAAATGCCATCAATAATATATTTAAAAAACATGCATTGTTAAGGAAACACAAATATATAGAATATGAACTAAAAGATATAGGTATAAAATATCATGAAATCAAAAGTTTTAGAGAAATGAAAAATTTTAACAATATAGCAAAAATTTTATTACTGCATGATGAAGAACCACAATTAATAAAATACGAAGCAATAATTTTAGAAAAATACAGAAAAGAAATAAATGCTTATTTATCAACACCACACTCACTTGAAATTGTTAATAACAGAGTTTCAAAGGGAAGTGCATTAAAAGACGTCCTTAAAAGCATTAATATTAATTTAAATGAAGCAATTGCATTCGGAGATGGGTTTAATGATGTTGACATGCTAGAAAATGTAAACAAAGGATTATTAATGGGTAATGCAAATTATAGACTAAAAAAAATGTTATCGTATTTAGAAATAATAGGGACTAATGATAATGAAGCTGTTGCACATTACATTAATGACAACATTTTAGAAGAACCTGTATAG
- a CDS encoding hemolysin family protein, with product MFKFLSFKNKKIRDDDCKNIEEKSKFETSLLKNFNSLKETIVKEIMIPRISVVFVDYSGSKDEILKVVTSSNHSRFPVYRETIDDIIGIIHTKDILLHMWKRDFYEIDLRDIMRKVMFVPESKKIDSLLKEFQENHVHIAIVVDEYGGVAGLVTLEDILEEIVGDIQDEFDNELDEIVPLDDGSYLCTARVLIEDLNEKLGLSLPDGDFDTLGGFVYDLFGRIPLKNEKIKYNNLTFTIKNMHQRNIKVIKISQKEGL from the coding sequence ATGTTCAAGTTTTTGAGTTTTAAAAATAAAAAAATAAGAGATGATGATTGTAAAAATATTGAGGAAAAGTCAAAATTTGAAACATCTTTGCTTAAGAATTTTAATTCTCTAAAGGAAACAATTGTTAAGGAAATTATGATTCCAAGAATAAGTGTGGTTTTTGTTGATTATTCTGGGAGTAAAGATGAAATTTTAAAAGTTGTGACATCTAGCAATCATTCAAGATTTCCCGTTTATAGAGAAACAATAGATGATATTATTGGGATAATTCATACGAAAGATATACTTTTGCATATGTGGAAGAGAGATTTTTATGAAATAGATCTAAGAGATATTATGCGAAAGGTTATGTTTGTTCCTGAGAGTAAGAAGATTGATTCACTTTTAAAAGAGTTCCAGGAAAATCATGTTCATATTGCTATTGTAGTTGATGAATATGGGGGAGTTGCAGGTCTTGTCACTCTTGAAGATATTCTTGAGGAGATTGTAGGAGATATTCAAGATGAGTTTGATAATGAGCTTGATGAAATAGTACCTCTTGATGATGGGAGTTATCTTTGTACCGCTAGAGTTTTGATTGAAGATTTAAATGAAAAGCTTGGATTAAGTCTTCCAGATGGGGACTTTGATACTCTTGGGGGATTTGTTTATGATTTATTCGGAAGGATTCCTTTGAAAAATGAGAAAATAAAATATAATAATTTAACATTTACCATTAAAAATATGCATCAAAGAAACATTAAAGTAATAAAAATTTCCCAGAAGGAAGGTTTATGA
- the ybeY gene encoding rRNA maturation RNase YbeY, whose translation MIKEELNLWAEGVEFKHWDAYYNFILSVLDFLYIKEYELSVILCNNEYIQKLNSQFRQKSEPTDVLSFNYLEESGQIDHKIQGDLIISLEYLEFSSLEFNVELYDELQRNTIHGILHLIGYTHKTNDFQNEEMLIIQEKVLRETRRVF comes from the coding sequence TTGATAAAAGAAGAGTTAAACTTATGGGCAGAAGGTGTTGAGTTTAAACATTGGGATGCTTATTATAATTTTATTTTATCTGTTCTAGATTTTCTTTATATTAAAGAATATGAACTTTCTGTTATCTTGTGTAATAATGAGTACATTCAAAAGTTAAATAGTCAATTTAGACAAAAATCCGAACCTACTGATGTTCTCTCTTTTAATTATCTTGAAGAGAGTGGACAAATAGATCATAAAATACAAGGTGATCTTATAATATCTCTTGAATATTTAGAGTTTAGTTCTTTGGAGTTTAATGTTGAACTGTACGATGAGCTTCAAAGGAATACTATACATGGTATTTTACATTTAATAGGATATACTCACAAAACAAATGACTTCCAAAATGAAGAGATGTTAATTATTCAGGAGAAAGTTTTAAGAGAAACCAGAAGGGTATTTTGA
- a CDS encoding aminopeptidase P family protein — translation MGISTKIFSLRNLMMKSEIDAYLIASYDPHMSEYSHVRFNIREFITGFTGSAGTVIITETEAVLFTDGRYFLQASSELEGTEFKLMKLGVKGYPDIFGYINANLKGLRLGIYSEDVNIKFYNDLVKNCRHTDIEILHEDLVSKIWQDRPDLESNKIFELSGAQKIDKRTDKLDKVNAKLEEKAIDFCIISSLDEIAWLLNLRGLDIESSALFYAFLFIARSERYKNVLFVHIDKLGSELRESFEAEGFEIEDYNNFYSFLAEINHEGKFFIPVESNVKILESIGKPNAVLGESIVNELKAIKSDYEISKMKEAHIIDAVSLIKFLYKFKNLSKDELSELDEIDVVNMLLNFRTARDEFFSSSFDSIVGFKENAALPHYRPTKGAKNLDGNGLLLIDSGGSYLELGTTDVTRTILIGEASCKEREDYTLVLKSFIALASLKFPFGTLGSSLDGIARFPLLKQGLNFAHGTGHGVGFFLNVHELPVSISPLSTYSFKGSEVASIEPGLYRDSEYGIRTENLVFVKQSYSNEFGTFLEFENLTLVPFEKELIVTEMLSKDELDYINGYHEFIYSSLKEYLSGDELKFLEILTSKI, via the coding sequence ATGGGAATTAGTACAAAAATATTTTCTTTGAGAAATTTGATGATGAAGAGTGAAATCGATGCATATTTAATAGCAAGTTATGATCCACATATGAGTGAATATTCTCATGTTAGATTTAATATTCGTGAATTTATTACAGGATTTACAGGAAGTGCTGGGACAGTAATTATTACAGAAACAGAGGCAGTGCTTTTTACAGATGGTAGGTATTTTTTACAAGCATCGAGTGAACTTGAAGGAACCGAGTTTAAATTGATGAAGCTTGGAGTTAAAGGGTATCCGGATATTTTTGGTTACATAAATGCAAATCTTAAGGGCTTAAGGCTTGGGATTTATTCTGAAGATGTTAATATAAAGTTTTATAATGATTTGGTTAAAAATTGTAGACATACAGATATTGAGATCTTACATGAAGATTTAGTTTCTAAAATTTGGCAGGATAGACCCGATTTAGAAAGCAATAAGATATTTGAATTGAGTGGAGCTCAAAAAATCGATAAAAGAACGGATAAGCTTGATAAAGTTAATGCAAAATTAGAAGAAAAGGCAATTGATTTTTGTATTATAAGCTCTTTGGATGAAATAGCTTGGCTTTTAAATTTAAGAGGTTTGGATATTGAATCATCGGCTTTATTTTATGCTTTTTTGTTTATTGCTAGAAGTGAGAGATATAAGAATGTTCTTTTTGTTCATATTGATAAACTTGGTTCTGAGTTAAGAGAGAGCTTCGAGGCCGAAGGTTTTGAGATTGAAGATTATAATAATTTTTATTCGTTTTTAGCAGAGATTAATCATGAAGGGAAATTTTTTATACCAGTTGAAAGTAATGTTAAAATATTGGAATCTATTGGTAAACCAAATGCAGTACTTGGAGAGAGTATTGTTAATGAACTTAAGGCAATAAAATCAGATTATGAGATTAGTAAGATGAAAGAGGCTCATATTATTGATGCTGTGAGTTTGATTAAATTTTTGTATAAATTTAAGAATTTAAGCAAAGATGAGCTTTCTGAGTTAGATGAGATTGATGTTGTAAATATGCTGTTAAATTTTAGGACAGCAAGAGATGAATTTTTTAGTTCTAGTTTTGATTCGATAGTTGGATTTAAAGAAAATGCGGCCTTGCCTCATTATCGACCTACAAAAGGAGCTAAAAATCTTGATGGTAATGGATTGCTTTTAATAGATTCTGGAGGTTCTTACCTTGAACTTGGTACAACAGACGTTACAAGAACCATTTTAATTGGAGAAGCATCTTGTAAAGAGAGGGAAGATTATACTTTAGTCCTTAAGTCTTTTATTGCTCTTGCGTCTTTAAAATTTCCATTTGGGACTTTAGGTTCTTCTCTTGATGGTATTGCTCGATTTCCTTTGCTAAAGCAAGGATTAAATTTTGCTCATGGAACAGGTCATGGAGTAGGCTTTTTTCTTAATGTTCACGAACTTCCTGTTTCTATTAGTCCTTTGTCTACTTATTCTTTTAAAGGTTCTGAAGTTGCTTCAATTGAGCCTGGGCTCTATCGAGATTCTGAATATGGAATTAGAACTGAAAATTTAGTTTTTGTGAAGCAAAGTTATTCAAATGAATTTGGAACTTTTTTGGAGTTTGAGAATTTAACCCTTGTACCTTTTGAAAAAGAATTAATAGTTACTGAAATGCTTTCAAAGGATGAATTAGACTATATTAATGGTTATCATGAATTTATATATTCTAGTTTGAAAGAATATCTTAGTGGTGATGAGCTGAAATTTTTAGAGATATTAACTAGTAAGATATGA
- a CDS encoding aminopeptidase, translated as MKTDLIKYAELIILKGINLQKNQCVLITGAIENYEFLKILAQKAYESGAKYVELNIEDTDILKTRLKSSPEDLLEFIPDFKHKFFEEMVNEKWAKIRIDNTENLDTLKDNDSKKISKYFKALNIASRKVSSAIMNNELAWCIICAPGPKWAAKVLNKPESQETLEEFFKIQKKIMLLDSKDPIKTWEDHGKKLHKRCAILNKLKLEKIIFKNQKTNLEIYLLESSIWTGGSEKIRGTNIEFNANMPTEEVFTTPNYKKTNGIMYVTRPVTVLGNLITGIWLEFRKGKVINFGCDNEQSRNILKRHMETDMQAQYIGEVALVDCNSPIYQSGLTFYNILYDENASCHIALGNAYPSCLRNGQELKTDAEKLDYGCNVSLIHTDFMIGSNDINVIGIDKSRKEHTIIQNGQFVI; from the coding sequence ATGAAAACAGACTTAATAAAATATGCAGAGCTCATTATCTTAAAAGGAATTAACTTACAAAAGAATCAATGTGTACTTATTACAGGTGCAATTGAAAATTATGAATTTTTAAAAATTCTAGCACAAAAAGCTTATGAGTCTGGGGCAAAATACGTAGAATTAAATATTGAAGACACTGACATTTTAAAAACCAGATTAAAATCATCACCAGAAGATCTCTTAGAGTTTATTCCAGATTTCAAGCATAAATTTTTTGAAGAAATGGTAAATGAAAAATGGGCAAAGATACGAATTGATAACACAGAAAATTTAGACACATTGAAAGATAATGACAGTAAAAAAATATCAAAATACTTTAAAGCACTAAATATAGCATCAAGGAAAGTTTCAAGTGCAATAATGAATAACGAATTAGCATGGTGCATAATTTGTGCTCCAGGTCCAAAATGGGCTGCAAAAGTTTTAAATAAACCTGAAAGTCAAGAAACATTAGAAGAATTCTTTAAAATTCAAAAAAAAATCATGTTACTTGACTCAAAAGATCCAATAAAAACCTGGGAAGACCATGGAAAAAAACTTCATAAAAGATGCGCAATCCTAAATAAACTCAAATTAGAAAAAATAATTTTTAAAAACCAGAAAACAAATCTAGAAATATATCTTCTAGAAAGTTCTATTTGGACAGGAGGAAGTGAAAAAATAAGAGGCACGAATATTGAATTTAATGCAAATATGCCTACTGAAGAGGTTTTTACAACTCCTAATTACAAAAAAACAAATGGAATCATGTATGTCACCCGTCCAGTAACGGTACTTGGAAACTTAATAACCGGAATATGGCTAGAATTCAGAAAAGGAAAAGTAATTAACTTTGGATGTGACAATGAACAATCAAGAAACATATTAAAAAGACATATGGAAACTGACATGCAAGCACAATATATTGGAGAAGTTGCATTAGTAGACTGTAACTCTCCAATATACCAAAGTGGTTTAACGTTTTACAATATACTATACGATGAAAATGCAAGTTGCCACATTGCACTGGGAAATGCATATCCCTCTTGTTTAAGAAACGGACAAGAACTAAAGACTGATGCTGAAAAATTAGATTATGGCTGTAATGTCTCTTTAATTCATACAGACTTTATGATTGGTAGTAATGACATAAACGTTATTGGCATTGACAAATCAAGAAAAGAACATACAATAATACAAAATGGACAATTCGTAATATAA
- a CDS encoding 16S rRNA (uracil(1498)-N(3))-methyltransferase produces MNLILINPDELKNGLILNDSRVKHINEILKLKNNETFKFGIIGEEHIYSCVYQKDIKLFFRENHKIAKSNKLKKLKVIIGLVRPIAAKRIITHLGSIGISELIFFNALLSEKSYSFSKLFKEREYEKYLIEGAMQGGITYIPKVKILNNLREVLKNTEYEGSNTTKILLERESKNKLVDLNIKTKNTVVIIGPERGFITKEINLIKEFNFNAYNISSNILRTETATIVASVIITSKMNSK; encoded by the coding sequence ATGAACTTAATATTAATCAACCCAGATGAACTTAAAAACGGATTAATACTCAATGATTCAAGAGTAAAACACATTAATGAGATATTAAAACTTAAAAATAATGAAACATTTAAATTTGGTATTATTGGGGAAGAACACATCTACTCATGCGTATATCAAAAAGATATAAAACTTTTTTTTAGAGAAAATCATAAAATAGCAAAGTCAAATAAACTAAAAAAGTTAAAAGTAATAATTGGTTTAGTGCGACCAATTGCAGCAAAAAGAATAATCACACATCTTGGAAGCATCGGAATATCTGAACTGATTTTTTTTAATGCTTTACTTAGCGAAAAATCTTATTCATTTTCCAAACTCTTTAAAGAAAGGGAATATGAAAAATATCTAATAGAAGGTGCCATGCAAGGTGGAATTACCTACATACCAAAAGTCAAAATTCTTAATAATCTAAGAGAAGTTTTAAAGAACACAGAATATGAGGGATCTAATACCACAAAAATATTACTTGAAAGAGAAAGCAAAAACAAATTAGTTGACTTAAATATAAAAACAAAGAATACGGTTGTTATTATTGGCCCAGAAAGAGGATTTATAACAAAAGAAATAAACTTAATCAAAGAATTTAATTTTAATGCCTATAACATTTCATCAAATATTTTAAGAACAGAAACGGCCACAATCGTAGCATCAGTTATTATCACATCAAAAATGAATAGTAAATAA
- a CDS encoding tetratricopeptide repeat protein, giving the protein MNLKRFLTMLLIFNLNFGSLIGDTTTAIKYYQKAQTYYLMQKYYDAIDELLEAVKINPNYYEAYKFIAEIYYLLKIYNQAQFFIEKAYKMSNGDTEYKILYANILLKNNGTAQAKKFYSEVLAKQKNNIDALVGLASIFEEEGLLIAAANYYLSILEYNQTNYNAFERLMSIYEKLNMNDKAQHLINKVRGNFTSLPDFHKRVAEFSIKTNSLGVAEKYAQNYLMLVRTTYRDFGLVDAYRLLALVYLYQSKYEDATDFLQKAILVDQNSDELYYLLGYSYLKLEKVDKAVLNFERSKSMKKDLEFYDIALEESFFVSNFRSSFQKNNGANIGISKRYENEGLKAFKNLNLDRAVFNVRNAIDIYPDNDSARFLLAKIYKFMKLDVMAYEELYYLIEHRKVTDTKILDFYDVVAFEIRSSLFFKYGYKTIGDLNRLYNNQTVYRVGIFTQNENKVFGANDLILKYAERILDRNLNIEVVNYRFDYNKDKDYLVSSFSEEFSYARNNNLDLFLMFDLDVDVFKNSANLRVDIFSGKTGVKVKSFDYNSGGVLYLSDILSSFSRDFNDYLPKKGEILQIKRDDVLINLGHVNDVKKGDVFLVLKEGALKYTSDSSSFISYSKSDILGEISIEEIGDYISRGLLKAPTLLRDYIQEGYTVFIKK; this is encoded by the coding sequence ATGAATTTGAAGAGATTTTTGACAATGCTTTTAATTTTTAATTTAAATTTTGGGAGTTTAATAGGTGATACTACAACCGCAATCAAATATTATCAAAAGGCACAAACATATTATCTTATGCAAAAATATTATGATGCTATTGACGAACTTCTTGAGGCTGTAAAGATTAATCCTAATTATTATGAGGCATATAAGTTTATTGCAGAAATTTATTATCTATTGAAGATATATAATCAGGCTCAGTTTTTTATAGAGAAAGCCTATAAAATGTCAAATGGTGATACTGAATATAAGATTCTTTATGCGAATATATTGCTTAAAAATAATGGAACAGCACAGGCTAAGAAATTTTATTCGGAAGTTTTAGCAAAGCAAAAAAATAATATTGATGCTTTAGTGGGACTTGCTTCAATTTTTGAGGAAGAAGGATTGCTTATTGCAGCTGCTAATTATTATCTATCTATTCTTGAGTATAATCAGACAAATTATAATGCATTTGAGCGTCTTATGAGCATTTATGAAAAATTAAACATGAATGATAAGGCGCAGCATTTAATAAACAAAGTAAGGGGTAATTTTACTTCTTTGCCAGATTTTCATAAAAGGGTGGCAGAATTTTCTATTAAGACTAATAGTTTAGGAGTTGCTGAGAAATATGCTCAAAATTACTTAATGTTAGTAAGAACTACTTATAGAGATTTTGGACTTGTTGATGCTTATCGTTTACTTGCCCTTGTTTATTTATATCAGTCTAAGTATGAAGATGCAACCGATTTTCTTCAAAAGGCAATACTTGTTGATCAAAATTCTGATGAACTTTATTATTTGCTTGGTTATTCTTATTTGAAGCTTGAAAAAGTTGATAAAGCCGTTTTAAACTTTGAGAGATCTAAGAGTATGAAAAAGGACTTGGAATTTTATGATATAGCTCTTGAAGAAAGTTTTTTTGTATCTAATTTTAGGAGTTCGTTTCAAAAAAATAATGGTGCTAATATAGGAATTTCTAAAAGATATGAAAATGAGGGATTAAAGGCTTTTAAAAATTTAAACTTAGATAGAGCAGTATTTAATGTAAGGAATGCTATTGATATTTATCCTGATAATGATAGTGCTAGGTTTTTACTTGCTAAAATTTATAAATTTATGAAATTAGATGTGATGGCTTATGAGGAACTATATTATTTAATAGAGCATAGAAAGGTTACAGATACTAAAATTTTAGATTTTTATGATGTAGTTGCATTTGAGATTAGAAGTTCTTTATTTTTTAAATATGGTTATAAGACCATTGGTGATTTAAATAGGCTTTATAATAATCAAACAGTTTATAGAGTAGGTATTTTTACTCAAAATGAGAACAAGGTTTTTGGTGCAAATGATTTAATTTTAAAATATGCTGAGAGAATACTTGATCGTAATTTAAATATAGAAGTAGTTAATTATAGATTCGATTATAATAAAGATAAAGATTATTTGGTAAGTAGTTTTTCTGAAGAATTTTCTTATGCAAGGAATAATAATCTTGATTTGTTTTTGATGTTCGATCTTGATGTAGATGTTTTTAAAAATTCGGCTAATTTAAGAGTAGATATTTTTTCAGGTAAGACGGGTGTTAAAGTTAAGTCTTTCGATTATAATTCTGGAGGAGTTCTGTATTTAAGTGATATTTTAAGTTCTTTTTCTAGAGATTTTAATGATTATTTACCTAAAAAGGGAGAGATCCTTCAGATTAAGAGAGATGATGTTCTCATTAATCTTGGACATGTGAATGATGTGAAAAAAGGTGATGTTTTTTTAGTTCTTAAAGAAGGAGCTTTAAAGTATACTAGTGATAGTTCTAGTTTTATTAGCTATAGTAAGTCGGATATTTTAGGTGAAATTTCTATTGAAGAGATTGGTGATTACATTTCCAGAGGGCTTTTAAAAGCACCTACTCTTTTAAGAGATTATATTCAGGAAGGATATACAGTTTTTATAAAAAAATAG